Proteins from one Streptomyces sp. NBC_00390 genomic window:
- a CDS encoding DUF7144 family membrane protein, giving the protein MTTTTPSRPGTSGAAAGGLVTFAAVMLFIAGLLDLFRGIMAIAKDDIYVRTPNYLFKFDLTGWGWIQLILGVIAVLVAMGLFARATWARAAGVVLAGLLIIANFLTIPYYPFWSIVLIALYAFIIWALLVVTRE; this is encoded by the coding sequence ATGACGACCACCACGCCAAGCCGCCCGGGAACGTCCGGGGCGGCGGCCGGCGGGCTCGTGACGTTCGCTGCCGTGATGCTGTTCATCGCCGGTCTCCTGGACCTGTTCCGGGGCATCATGGCCATCGCGAAGGACGACATCTACGTCCGCACGCCGAATTACCTCTTCAAGTTCGACCTGACCGGCTGGGGATGGATCCAGCTCATCCTGGGCGTGATCGCAGTCCTGGTCGCGATGGGCCTCTTCGCCCGGGCCACCTGGGCACGCGCGGCGGGAGTGGTCCTGGCCGGCCTGCTGATCATCGCCAACTTCCTGACCATCCCGTACTACCCCTTCTGGTCGATCGTGCTGATCGCCCTGTACGCGTTCATCATCTGGGCACTGCTGGTGGTCACGCGGGAGTAG
- the hypF gene encoding carbamoyltransferase HypF, whose product MVRGVVQGVGFRPYVYALATAMDLSGHVTNTGDGVVAEVEGAPLAVARFCARLAEEAPPLALVESVHAQEVPVTGGSGFTIVASLTGGPVRTLVSPDTATCAECLAELADPADRRHGHPFITCTHCGPRFTIVTGLPYDRDHTTMAGFPMCAECAREYSDPADRRFHAQPVACPGCGPRLRLIVAPAAPGLRHRQVVADDPNDRTLGGPIAADPIAETRALLSEGAIIAVKGLGGYHLACDATNTAAVALLRRRKARGDKPFALMARDVADVDHLVHVGALERELLAGSVRPIVLLRRRTEPLPRPGAVSPSDAVAPGSPDLGVMLPYTPLHHLLLGLPCDEGSAPRLLVMTSGNIAGEPIVTDDAEALDRLAHLADGWLLHDRPIHVPCDDSVVRVCDGQQLTLRRSRGYAPLPLTLPVPVEPALAVGGDLKNTFCLGEGRKAWLSAHVGDMDDLATQHAFACAEEQLEAITGVRPELLAADRHPGYRSGQWAVRNAAGRPVVRVQHHHAHVAATMAEHGLDGSAPVIGVAFDGTGYGDDGAVWGGEFLLADYEGHTRYAHLGYVPLPGGDAAVQRPYRMALAHLRAAGIGWTGDLPCVRACPPDELHLLEQQLGRNLNCVPTSSMGRLFDAVSSLLGVCHRAGYEAQAAIELEAAAMASGRADSGGYAFTMRTAAPGSGAAALTAEPSSVLAAVVDDVRAGTPKALVAARFHAAVADLVRTVCATAREQHGLRTVALTGGVFANALLSSACAHGLREDGFTVLRHHLVPPNDGGLALGQLVVAARAAAGGGG is encoded by the coding sequence ATGGTGCGGGGCGTGGTGCAGGGCGTCGGATTCCGTCCCTATGTGTACGCACTCGCCACCGCGATGGATCTGAGCGGGCATGTGACCAACACGGGGGACGGCGTCGTCGCGGAGGTCGAGGGCGCGCCGCTCGCCGTTGCCCGGTTCTGCGCACGCCTCGCCGAGGAGGCCCCGCCCCTGGCCCTGGTGGAGTCGGTGCACGCCCAGGAAGTGCCCGTCACGGGCGGCAGCGGGTTCACCATCGTCGCCTCCCTGACCGGCGGACCGGTCCGCACTCTGGTCTCCCCGGACACGGCCACCTGTGCGGAATGTCTCGCGGAACTTGCCGATCCCGCCGACCGGCGCCACGGGCATCCCTTCATCACCTGCACGCACTGCGGACCGCGCTTCACCATCGTCACGGGCCTGCCGTACGACCGCGACCACACGACGATGGCCGGCTTCCCGATGTGCGCCGAATGCGCCCGGGAGTACAGCGATCCGGCCGACCGGCGCTTCCACGCACAGCCCGTCGCCTGTCCCGGCTGCGGGCCGCGGCTGCGGCTGATCGTGGCGCCCGCCGCCCCCGGGCTGCGACACCGGCAGGTGGTCGCGGACGATCCGAACGACCGGACGCTCGGCGGCCCGATCGCGGCCGACCCGATTGCCGAGACCCGCGCACTCCTGTCCGAGGGAGCGATCATCGCCGTCAAGGGGCTCGGCGGCTACCACCTCGCCTGCGATGCGACGAACACGGCGGCGGTCGCCCTGCTGCGCCGCCGCAAGGCCCGCGGCGACAAGCCCTTCGCGCTGATGGCGAGGGACGTCGCCGACGTCGACCACCTCGTCCATGTGGGCGCCCTGGAACGGGAGTTGCTCGCGGGGAGCGTCCGTCCCATCGTCCTGTTGCGGCGCCGCACCGAGCCGCTTCCGCGGCCTGGCGCGGTGTCACCCTCCGACGCGGTCGCTCCCGGCAGCCCGGACCTCGGCGTCATGCTCCCGTACACCCCGCTGCACCATCTACTGCTCGGCCTCCCCTGCGACGAGGGGAGCGCGCCCCGCCTCCTCGTGATGACCAGCGGCAACATCGCCGGTGAGCCCATCGTCACCGACGACGCGGAAGCACTCGACCGGCTCGCCCATCTGGCCGACGGCTGGCTCCTGCACGACCGTCCCATCCACGTTCCGTGCGACGACTCCGTGGTGCGCGTCTGTGACGGACAGCAGCTGACGCTGCGCCGCTCCCGCGGCTATGCCCCGCTGCCACTCACCCTGCCGGTGCCCGTCGAGCCGGCCCTCGCGGTCGGGGGTGATCTCAAGAACACCTTCTGCCTCGGCGAGGGCCGCAAGGCCTGGCTGTCCGCTCATGTCGGCGACATGGACGACCTCGCCACTCAGCACGCATTCGCCTGTGCAGAGGAGCAGTTGGAAGCCATCACCGGAGTGCGGCCGGAGCTGCTCGCGGCCGACCGCCACCCCGGATACCGCTCCGGGCAGTGGGCCGTCCGCAACGCCGCGGGCAGGCCCGTCGTACGCGTCCAGCACCACCACGCACATGTCGCCGCCACCATGGCCGAGCACGGCCTGGACGGCAGTGCGCCGGTCATCGGTGTCGCCTTCGACGGCACCGGTTACGGCGACGACGGTGCGGTGTGGGGCGGGGAGTTCCTGCTCGCGGACTACGAGGGACACACGCGGTACGCACACCTCGGCTACGTCCCGTTGCCCGGCGGTGACGCCGCCGTACAGCGCCCGTACCGCATGGCGCTCGCGCATCTGCGCGCGGCGGGCATCGGCTGGACCGGGGACCTGCCCTGCGTGAGAGCCTGCCCGCCGGATGAACTCCATCTGCTGGAACAGCAGTTGGGGCGCAATCTGAACTGCGTCCCCACATCGAGCATGGGCCGGCTGTTCGATGCGGTCTCCTCGCTCCTCGGGGTGTGCCACCGGGCCGGGTACGAGGCACAGGCCGCCATCGAACTCGAAGCCGCCGCGATGGCCTCCGGCCGTGCGGACAGTGGTGGTTACGCCTTCACGATGCGCACGGCGGCACCCGGCAGCGGGGCCGCCGCCCTGACCGCCGAGCCGTCGTCCGTTCTGGCGGCCGTGGTCGACGACGTACGGGCGGGCACCCCGAAGGCCCTTGTGGCCGCACGCTTCCACGCAGCGGTCGCAGACCTCGTGCGCACGGTCTGCGCCACCGCCCGCGAGCAGCACGGTCTGCGGACCGTCGCGCTGACCGGAGGAGTGTTCGCCAACGCGCTGCTCTCCTCGGCATGTGCGCACGGTCTGCGCGAGGACGGCTTCACCGTGCTGCGCCACCACCTGGTCCCTCCGAACGACGGAGGGCTGGCACTCGGCCAACTCGTCGTGGCCGCCCGTGCGGCCGCCGGCGGGGGCGGATGA
- the hypE gene encoding hydrogenase expression/formation protein HypE — translation MAWTCPMPLRDQSRVVMGHGGGGAMSAELVEHVFAPAFGGPVLAQLSDSAAVELGGARLAFSTDSFVVRPLFFPGGSIGDLAVNGTVNDLAMSGARAAYMSCGFILEEGVELSVVGRVAQALGAAARTAGVEVVTGDTKVVEAGHGDGIFINTSAIGLVPPGVDLRPQRVRPGDAVIVSGPIGVHGVAIMSVREGLEFGVEIESDCAALGGLVEAMLAVTQDLHALRDPTRGGLAAALNEIAAASGTGVVVEERAVPVPPPVANACAVLGLDPMYVANEGKLVAFVPREHADAVLAAMRTHPLGREAAIVGETVQTHPGMVVARTGLGGTRVVDMPIGEQLPRIC, via the coding sequence ATGGCGTGGACGTGCCCGATGCCGCTGCGCGACCAGTCGCGGGTGGTCATGGGCCACGGCGGCGGCGGCGCCATGTCCGCCGAACTGGTCGAGCACGTCTTCGCACCCGCCTTCGGAGGGCCGGTGCTCGCGCAGCTGAGCGACTCCGCCGCCGTCGAGCTGGGGGGCGCGCGACTGGCCTTCTCCACCGACTCGTTCGTGGTCCGGCCGCTGTTCTTCCCCGGCGGCAGCATCGGCGATCTCGCCGTCAACGGCACGGTCAACGACCTTGCGATGAGCGGGGCCCGCGCGGCGTACATGTCCTGCGGGTTCATCCTCGAAGAGGGGGTCGAGCTGTCGGTCGTGGGACGCGTTGCGCAGGCCCTGGGCGCCGCCGCCCGCACCGCCGGTGTGGAGGTGGTGACCGGCGACACCAAGGTCGTGGAGGCGGGGCACGGCGACGGCATCTTCATCAACACCTCGGCCATCGGACTCGTCCCGCCGGGTGTCGACCTGCGCCCGCAGCGCGTCCGACCCGGCGACGCGGTGATCGTGAGCGGCCCGATCGGTGTCCACGGCGTCGCCATCATGAGTGTGCGCGAGGGCCTCGAGTTCGGCGTGGAGATCGAGAGTGACTGCGCGGCGCTCGGCGGCCTGGTCGAGGCGATGCTCGCGGTCACCCAGGACCTTCACGCACTGCGTGACCCGACACGCGGCGGGCTGGCGGCAGCGCTGAACGAGATCGCCGCGGCCTCCGGTACGGGCGTCGTCGTCGAGGAGCGCGCCGTACCCGTCCCGCCGCCCGTCGCCAACGCCTGCGCCGTACTGGGCCTCGACCCGATGTATGTCGCGAACGAGGGCAAGCTCGTCGCCTTCGTCCCGCGCGAGCACGCCGACGCGGTCCTGGCGGCCATGCGCACACACCCTCTGGGCAGGGAAGCGGCGATCGTCGGTGAGACGGTGCAGACGCACCCCGGCATGGTGGTGGCCCGCACAGGGCTCGGGGGTACGCGCGTGGTCGACATGCCGATCGGGGAGCAGCTGCCCCGTATCTGCTGA
- a CDS encoding LuxR C-terminal-related transcriptional regulator, with protein sequence MRAGNPAQARSGGVERLTPTGDPLLAAKFAIPAVPRTHVGRNRLLDRLTEGTKGPLTVVTGPAGAGKTTLAAAWAATCPSPGPVVWLTAENDDSAPGVFWTYVLGAFHCHQVPLPDSVGIPSHTGDVDHSLLVRLAAELARLPQPVVLVLDGLERVPGRGVASGLEFVLDHAGPQLRLVLISRVDPPLRLHRYRAEDQICEIRGAELAFTRHETSLLLRRHGLSPSPESVGALTSRTEGWAAGLRLCALAMQQADDAEQFARSFAASQNAVADYLIAEVLEAQPAATRDLLVRTSILDHIHPQLANALTAREDAEWILARLVHANAFVEPIGDTPWRRCHPLFAEVLRAHLHSRRPGLVPQLHHQAARWFAGHDRPSEALKHAAAAGDWGYAAALLVDHLAVGNCLTGPDTHRLEQLFSAMPEDLPGVAPALVLAACALARGEATSGGAYLDRAEQLLGSTGAPEERLTCALLRLLVLGGGGGGGDTDGTAAEALAARTRDLMEQVAAPQLQRHPEIEALRRYGRACALQLAGRLGDARAAFTEALDVCPAESAPEVRCHCLGRLALAEALGGSLRAAGRHASEGLDTAKAYGVTPSRCPGSCHLALAVVAADQGDLQGARRHLGLAVDAGEAHDPVVAVETAVLHARLELAYGQAGSALDILDAVQGIHAGEPAQRMAVARSAVHLARGDAAAAIAALQACGPGGPAHTVALSAAHLAAGECDEAVRLLASIDGQQDMSVADQVRVRLLEAQAATLDKDASAAVGLLGRAINTARPERLRAPFTDAGLWLRHLLTSTPETADLQSWLTGRPGDAEPLVVEHISPREHDVLLCAAQMMSTQEIAEDLHLSVNTVKTHLNSIYRKLSVSRRSQAVRRAREVGIL encoded by the coding sequence GTGCGCGCAGGGAATCCGGCGCAGGCCCGATCCGGTGGTGTCGAGCGGCTGACGCCGACGGGAGACCCCCTGCTGGCGGCGAAGTTCGCGATCCCCGCCGTACCGCGCACGCATGTGGGCAGGAACCGGCTGCTCGACCGCCTGACCGAAGGGACGAAGGGGCCGCTGACCGTGGTCACCGGACCGGCGGGGGCCGGGAAGACCACCCTCGCTGCCGCCTGGGCGGCCACATGCCCGAGCCCCGGTCCGGTCGTCTGGCTCACCGCCGAGAACGACGACAGTGCGCCCGGAGTGTTCTGGACGTATGTCCTCGGCGCCTTCCACTGTCACCAGGTACCGCTGCCCGACTCGGTCGGCATCCCCTCGCACACCGGCGACGTCGACCACTCCCTCCTGGTTCGGCTCGCCGCCGAGCTGGCGCGCCTGCCCCAGCCGGTGGTCCTGGTGCTCGACGGGCTCGAGCGGGTTCCCGGCCGAGGAGTGGCCTCCGGTCTGGAGTTCGTCCTCGACCATGCGGGACCCCAGCTGAGACTGGTTCTGATCAGCCGGGTGGACCCGCCGCTGCGGCTGCATCGCTACCGCGCCGAGGACCAGATCTGCGAGATCCGCGGGGCCGAGCTGGCCTTCACCCGGCACGAGACCTCGCTCCTGCTGCGCAGGCACGGACTTTCCCCCTCACCGGAGAGCGTGGGCGCGCTCACCAGCCGCACCGAGGGCTGGGCCGCCGGACTGCGGCTGTGCGCCCTGGCGATGCAGCAGGCCGACGACGCGGAGCAGTTCGCGCGGTCCTTCGCCGCGTCCCAGAACGCCGTCGCCGACTACCTCATCGCCGAGGTGCTCGAGGCACAGCCCGCCGCGACCCGTGACCTGCTGGTGCGTACCAGCATCCTGGATCACATTCACCCGCAGCTCGCCAACGCCCTGACCGCACGCGAGGACGCGGAGTGGATCCTGGCACGGCTCGTCCACGCCAACGCCTTCGTCGAACCGATCGGCGACACACCCTGGCGCAGATGTCACCCGCTGTTCGCCGAGGTGCTCCGCGCCCACCTGCACAGCCGGCGCCCCGGTCTCGTACCGCAGTTGCACCACCAGGCCGCTCGCTGGTTCGCCGGCCACGACCGGCCGTCCGAGGCGCTGAAACATGCCGCTGCCGCCGGCGACTGGGGGTACGCGGCGGCCCTGCTGGTCGATCACCTCGCCGTCGGCAACTGCCTGACCGGACCCGACACGCACCGGCTGGAGCAGCTCTTCTCCGCCATGCCCGAGGACCTCCCGGGTGTCGCACCGGCACTTGTCCTGGCGGCATGCGCCCTCGCCCGTGGCGAGGCGACGTCCGGCGGTGCGTACCTCGACCGGGCCGAGCAACTGCTCGGCAGCACAGGGGCACCCGAGGAGCGCCTGACCTGCGCGCTGCTGCGCCTCCTCGTCCTGGGCGGAGGCGGAGGCGGCGGCGACACCGACGGCACGGCAGCCGAGGCTCTCGCCGCCCGGACCCGTGACCTCATGGAGCAGGTCGCGGCGCCGCAGCTCCAGCGGCATCCGGAAATCGAGGCCCTGCGCCGCTACGGGCGGGCCTGCGCGCTTCAGCTGGCCGGGCGCCTCGGCGACGCCCGCGCCGCCTTCACCGAGGCGCTGGACGTCTGCCCGGCCGAGTCGGCTCCCGAGGTCCGCTGCCACTGCCTGGGCCGTCTTGCCCTGGCCGAGGCTCTTGGCGGGTCCCTGCGGGCGGCCGGGAGACACGCGTCGGAAGGACTGGACACGGCGAAGGCGTACGGCGTCACCCCCTCCCGGTGCCCCGGCAGCTGCCATCTCGCCCTGGCCGTCGTCGCCGCCGACCAGGGAGACCTCCAGGGCGCACGACGCCATCTGGGCCTCGCCGTCGATGCCGGCGAGGCTCACGATCCGGTGGTCGCCGTCGAGACCGCGGTCCTGCACGCCCGGCTGGAGCTGGCGTACGGCCAGGCCGGATCCGCCCTCGACATCCTCGACGCCGTCCAGGGGATCCACGCCGGGGAGCCCGCGCAGCGGATGGCCGTTGCCCGCTCCGCCGTTCATCTCGCCCGCGGGGACGCCGCGGCCGCGATCGCCGCACTGCAGGCTTGCGGCCCCGGGGGGCCCGCCCACACTGTCGCCCTCTCGGCCGCCCACCTGGCCGCGGGGGAGTGCGACGAGGCGGTGCGGCTCCTCGCATCGATCGACGGGCAACAGGACATGAGCGTCGCCGACCAGGTACGCGTGCGGCTGCTCGAAGCCCAGGCGGCGACACTGGACAAGGACGCCTCCGCAGCGGTGGGGCTGCTGGGACGCGCCATCAACACGGCTCGGCCGGAACGGCTGAGAGCCCCCTTCACGGACGCCGGCCTGTGGCTGCGGCATCTGCTGACGTCGACTCCGGAGACGGCCGATCTCCAGTCATGGCTCACCGGCCGTCCAGGCGACGCGGAGCCGCTCGTCGTCGAACACATCAGCCCCCGCGAACACGATGTGCTCCTCTGTGCCGCACAGATGATGTCGACCCAGGAGATCGCCGAAGACCTGCATCTGTCCGTCAACACGGTCAAGACACATCTGAACAGCATCTACCGCAAGCTGTCGGTCTCCCGGCGCAGTCAGGCCGTCCGGCGTGCCAGGGAAGTGGGCATTCTTTGA
- a CDS encoding SHOCT domain-containing protein: MDGHVLLAYDYPVLGAFWTVMWIFLWVLWLMLLFRIIIDIFRDHDMSGWVKAAWLLFVVIVPFLGVLVYVIARGKGMGQREFKAAQDQRQAMDTYIRETAGGGGNAQELAKLSELKAKGDLTEEEFQQAKAKLLQ; encoded by the coding sequence ATGGACGGCCACGTCTTGCTGGCGTACGACTATCCGGTTCTCGGCGCGTTCTGGACCGTGATGTGGATCTTTCTCTGGGTCCTGTGGCTCATGCTGCTGTTCCGGATCATCATCGACATCTTCCGTGACCACGACATGAGCGGATGGGTCAAGGCCGCGTGGCTGCTGTTCGTGGTGATCGTGCCCTTCCTGGGCGTGCTCGTGTACGTGATAGCCCGCGGCAAGGGCATGGGCCAGCGTGAGTTCAAGGCAGCGCAGGATCAGCGGCAAGCCATGGACACCTACATCCGTGAAACCGCCGGCGGTGGCGGCAATGCACAGGAGCTTGCCAAGCTGTCGGAGCTGAAGGCCAAGGGCGACCTGACGGAAGAAGAGTTCCAGCAGGCCAAGGCGAAACTCCTGCAGTGA
- the hypB gene encoding hydrogenase nickel incorporation protein HypB, which translates to MCRVVDLQQAVLAKNEAAAHTLRSELAARGTTIVNLLSSPGSGKTALLEDELLLARERGVQAAALTADLATENDAVRLARSGVPVKQVLTDGLCHLEAAMLAGHLHGWLPEDTRLLFVENVGNLVCPASYDLGESLRVVLASVTEGEDKPLKYPTAFGLAHLVVVTKTDIAEAVGFDEAAFRSHVQQVNPGVEVLLTSVRTRQGAGALLDRALAAAEGTTVHAPVMARARS; encoded by the coding sequence ATGTGCCGAGTGGTCGATCTGCAGCAGGCGGTGCTTGCCAAGAACGAAGCCGCAGCGCATACGCTGCGCTCCGAACTGGCCGCCCGCGGCACCACGATCGTCAACCTCCTGTCCAGCCCCGGCAGCGGGAAGACGGCTCTGCTGGAGGACGAGCTGCTGCTGGCGCGGGAACGGGGGGTGCAGGCCGCGGCCCTGACGGCCGATCTGGCCACCGAGAACGACGCCGTACGGCTGGCCAGGTCCGGTGTGCCGGTCAAGCAGGTGCTCACCGACGGGCTGTGCCACCTGGAGGCCGCGATGCTGGCCGGACACCTGCACGGCTGGCTGCCCGAGGACACCCGGCTGCTGTTCGTGGAGAACGTCGGCAATCTCGTCTGCCCGGCCTCCTACGATCTCGGCGAATCACTCAGAGTCGTCCTCGCATCGGTCACCGAGGGCGAGGACAAACCGCTGAAGTACCCCACGGCATTCGGCCTCGCCCACCTCGTGGTGGTCACCAAGACCGACATCGCCGAGGCCGTCGGGTTCGACGAGGCCGCGTTCCGCAGCCATGTGCAGCAGGTCAACCCCGGTGTGGAGGTGCTCCTCACCTCCGTACGCACCCGGCAGGGCGCCGGCGCCCTGCTCGACCGGGCACTGGCCGCGGCCGAGGGCACCACGGTCCATGCGCCGGTCATGGCGCGGGCCCGCTCGTGA
- a CDS encoding HypC/HybG/HupF family hydrogenase formation chaperone — MCLAVPGKVLGIEDRDGTRMATVDFGGVVKEVCLEYLPDLQVGEYAIVHVGFALQRLDEDSARKTLELFETLGLLQEEFGDPWEPAEPDANGRTEQPADAGDGAAAQEAKR, encoded by the coding sequence ATGTGCCTTGCGGTACCCGGCAAGGTGCTGGGAATCGAGGACCGGGACGGCACCAGGATGGCCACCGTCGACTTCGGCGGGGTGGTCAAGGAGGTGTGCCTGGAGTACCTGCCGGACCTTCAGGTCGGTGAGTACGCCATCGTCCACGTCGGATTCGCCCTGCAGCGCCTCGACGAGGACTCGGCCCGCAAGACGCTGGAGCTGTTCGAGACCCTCGGGCTGCTCCAGGAGGAGTTCGGCGACCCGTGGGAGCCGGCCGAGCCCGACGCGAACGGACGGACGGAGCAGCCCGCAGACGCCGGGGACGGCGCGGCGGCGCAGGAGGCGAAGCGTTGA
- the hypD gene encoding hydrogenase formation protein HypD: MKYIEEFQDPALARKLLDDIRATVTRPWALMEVCGGQTHTIIRHGIDQLLPDEVELIHGPGCPVCVTPLEVIDKALEIASRPEVIFCSFGDMLRVPGTGRDLFQVRGQGGDVRVVYSPLDALRVAQENPDREVVFFGIGFETTAPPNAMTVYQARRLGIPNFSLLVSHVRVPPAIEAIMRSPSCRVQGFLAAGHVCSVMGTSEYPELAERFRVPIVVTGFEPLDILEGVRRTVQQLERGEHTVENAYPRAVQPEGNPAAQAMLADVFEVTDRAWRGIGVIPASGWRLSSRYREYDAEHRFSVTGIDTREPAECRSGEVLQGLLKPHECEAFGTTCTPRTPLGATMVSSEGACAAYYLYRRLDLEQKTVSREGASVV, from the coding sequence TTGAAGTACATCGAGGAATTCCAGGACCCGGCCCTGGCCCGGAAACTGCTCGACGACATCCGGGCCACGGTGACCAGGCCGTGGGCGCTGATGGAGGTCTGCGGCGGCCAGACCCACACCATCATCCGCCACGGCATCGACCAGCTCCTGCCGGACGAGGTGGAGTTGATCCACGGCCCCGGCTGCCCCGTCTGTGTCACCCCGCTCGAAGTCATCGACAAGGCGCTGGAGATCGCCTCCCGCCCCGAGGTGATCTTCTGCTCCTTCGGAGACATGCTCCGCGTCCCAGGGACCGGCCGTGACCTGTTCCAGGTCCGCGGACAGGGCGGCGACGTACGGGTGGTCTACTCGCCCCTCGATGCGCTGCGGGTCGCCCAGGAGAACCCGGACCGTGAGGTCGTCTTCTTCGGCATCGGCTTCGAAACCACCGCGCCCCCCAATGCCATGACGGTGTATCAGGCCCGCAGACTCGGCATCCCCAACTTCAGTCTTCTGGTGTCCCACGTACGGGTTCCTCCGGCCATCGAGGCGATCATGCGGTCGCCGAGCTGCCGTGTGCAGGGCTTCCTCGCCGCCGGACACGTATGCAGTGTCATGGGCACGAGCGAGTACCCGGAACTCGCCGAACGGTTCCGCGTGCCCATCGTGGTGACGGGATTCGAGCCCCTCGACATTCTGGAAGGCGTCCGCCGGACGGTCCAGCAGCTGGAGCGCGGCGAGCACACGGTGGAGAACGCCTACCCGCGTGCCGTACAGCCGGAGGGAAACCCCGCGGCACAGGCCATGCTCGCGGACGTCTTCGAGGTCACCGACCGCGCCTGGCGGGGCATCGGCGTGATTCCCGCCAGCGGGTGGCGGCTGTCCTCCCGCTATCGCGAGTACGACGCCGAGCACCGCTTCTCCGTCACCGGCATCGACACCCGCGAACCGGCCGAGTGCCGCAGCGGCGAGGTGCTTCAGGGGCTGCTCAAGCCCCATGAGTGCGAGGCCTTCGGCACCACCTGCACCCCGCGTACGCCGCTGGGCGCCACCATGGTCTCCAGCGAGGGTGCCTGCGCCGCGTACTACCTCTACCGGCGCCTCGACCTCGAGCAGAAAACCGTGTCCCGGGAAGGGGCTTCCGTTGTCTGA
- a CDS encoding DUF2252 domain-containing protein, with amino-acid sequence MARSGHAGFDPSAHRPDPVEVLERQSAMRVPELVPIRYGRMLQSEFHFYRGAAAVMAADLGAEPDTRLTAQLCGDAHPLNFGLFASPERNLLFDINDFDETLPGPWEWDVKRLAAGFAIAGRGNGFTVKQRTAVVRATAQGYREAMRRFAGMRNLDVWYARTEVDQLGELMSGRMGERARRRLDRTTAKARTRDSLQAFEKLTEIVNGVRRITPDAPFVVPLADLLPAVERDELKHRLGALVERYGRTLSSDRRHLLGQFDLVDVARKVVGVGSVGTRCWILLMLGRDDQDPLLLQVKEAGESVLAPYAGASAYENQGQRVVAGQRLIQAAGDIFLGWEQLEGIDGRPRDFHVRQLRDWKGSPRPDVMTPGEMRLLGELCGTTLARGHARSGDRIAIASYLGGADTFDRAMGEFAEAYADQNERDHQALAAAAGTGRITVRTG; translated from the coding sequence ATGGCTCGCTCGGGGCACGCGGGATTCGATCCCTCGGCGCACCGGCCCGACCCGGTGGAGGTGCTCGAGCGCCAGTCCGCCATGCGCGTCCCGGAGCTCGTGCCGATCCGGTACGGCCGCATGCTGCAGTCGGAGTTCCACTTCTACCGCGGGGCGGCCGCCGTGATGGCGGCCGACCTCGGCGCCGAGCCGGACACCCGGCTCACGGCACAGCTCTGCGGGGACGCGCACCCGTTGAACTTCGGGCTGTTCGCCTCCCCTGAGCGGAATCTGCTGTTCGACATCAACGATTTCGACGAGACCCTGCCCGGGCCGTGGGAATGGGACGTCAAGCGGCTCGCGGCCGGCTTCGCGATCGCCGGGCGAGGCAACGGGTTCACGGTGAAGCAGCGCACAGCCGTCGTACGGGCCACCGCGCAGGGCTACCGGGAGGCGATGCGCCGTTTCGCCGGGATGCGCAACCTCGATGTCTGGTACGCCCGCACCGAGGTCGACCAGCTCGGTGAGCTGATGTCCGGCCGGATGGGCGAGCGCGCGCGCCGGCGACTGGACCGCACCACGGCCAAGGCACGCACCAGGGACAGCCTGCAGGCCTTCGAGAAGCTCACCGAGATCGTGAACGGGGTCCGCAGGATCACGCCTGACGCGCCGTTCGTCGTGCCGCTGGCCGATCTGCTTCCCGCCGTCGAGCGCGACGAGCTGAAGCACCGCCTCGGCGCACTGGTCGAGCGCTACGGCAGGACGCTCAGCTCGGACCGGCGCCACCTCCTCGGCCAGTTCGATCTGGTCGACGTCGCCCGCAAGGTGGTCGGCGTCGGGAGCGTCGGCACCCGCTGCTGGATCCTGCTGATGCTCGGCAGGGACGACCAGGATCCGCTGCTGCTGCAGGTCAAGGAGGCGGGCGAATCCGTACTGGCCCCGTACGCCGGGGCGAGCGCCTACGAGAACCAGGGACAACGGGTCGTCGCCGGGCAGCGGCTGATACAGGCGGCCGGCGACATCTTCCTGGGCTGGGAGCAGCTCGAGGGCATCGACGGCAGGCCGCGGGACTTCCATGTGCGCCAGCTGCGCGACTGGAAGGGCAGCCCCCGGCCGGACGTCATGACTCCGGGCGAGATGCGGCTCCTGGGCGAGCTGTGCGGCACCACTCTGGCCCGCGGCCACGCCCGCTCCGGCGACCGGATAGCCATCGCGTCCTACCTGGGCGGGGCCGACACCTTCGACCGCGCGATGGGGGAGTTCGCCGAGGCCTACGCCGACCAGAACGAGCGCGACCACCAGGCGCTCGCCGCGGCTGCGGGCACCGGACGGATCACTGTGCGGACCGGCTGA